TATTGATCAATTGCATCAGCCATTGCCCTTACATAGCCCCTGCCTGTCTCATGCTCGCTAAGCATAACTCCTACTGGACCGCCGTATCTCGGCATGCCATGGGTTTCCATCTCAACAAACAGCACATCTTCTTCTTTTAAGTGATGACATGTATCACCAAATGTTTTTATAAAATCCACGCATTTACGCATATTATCAATGGACACCTTTTTGTTATGCTCTATGTCTTCTGCGTATTTTAAAAGGATATTAAGCATCCTTTTTATAATTTCATGTTCATGCATAAGCATTTTTGTCGATTTCATACAGCCTCCTTTTTTTCATTATAATAACAGAATAATAATGGATATGTATGATCTCCATCATGTTTATTTTGAAAGCTTTATAAGGTAAAAAATGGCTTCATCCATCTTTATATGCTAAAGTTATTACATGAAAACAAGGCTTGATCAGATAATACTTGATAAGGGCTTAGCTCAATCAATTGATCTTGCAAGAGCTTATATTATGGAGGGAAGGGTCAAGATAAACGGAGTTGTTGCCGATAAACAAGGTTATTATGTTTCAAAATCCGACCAAATTACTATAACTGAAGAAGGAAGGTATGTGAGCAGGGGCGGATACAAGCTTGAGGGTGCACTACATAATTTTGGCATAGACGTTAATGGACTAATAGCAATGGATATAGGTGCATCTACGGGGGGATTCACGGATTGTCTGCTTCAACATGGGGCACAAAAAGTTTACGCAATTGATGTTGGATACGGGCTTACAGATTACAAGCTCAGGAAAGATGCCCGCGTTATCCTTATGGAGAGAGTTAATTTCAGGCACTTTTACACATCGGTACTGGCACTACAGATAGATATAGCAACTATTGATGTCTCGTTCATATCTTTGGAGCTTATACTCCCCAATGTAAGTCAATGTGTAAAAGAAAATGGCACCGTACTTGCATTGATAAAACCTCAATTTGAACTTGATAAGAAGGATGTCGATAAAGGCGGGGTTATAAAATCGCCTGAAAAGCATAAAAAGGCTGCAACAAAGATAAGCGATCTAAGCCTAAAACTCGGCTTCAGGATTATCGATATTGCCCCTGCAATTATAAAGGGTACAGGAGGTAATCAGGAATTTTTTATACATCTGAAAAAATAATGTTAACCAAAATAATATATTTAAAAATAAGAAGGTTTGTGTAGTGAGCGAAAAACTGCGTTCTAACGTCTCATTTCCGTGCAAACGGGAATCCAGAGAAAACAAAAACTGGATTTCCACTTTTGCGGGAAGAACAAAGAATGGTTTTAAGAATATAATGGACATTGTTTTGCCGCACGGATGTATAGGATGCGGCAAAGAGATTGTATCTTATGGATTATGTGAAGACTGCAAAAAAGACGTACACTATATAAAAGCTCCCATGTGTACGAAATGCGGTAAACCTTTCCATGCCCGCAGCGGTATATCACATTTATGTATGGATTGTATTAAAAATAAAAATGAGTTTACTTTATCAAGATCCGTTTTTGTGTACAGTGGTCTGATAGCTGAACTTATCATAAGATTCAAATTCAAGGACAATGTTAATTTAACTTCCATGTTTGTTGACGAGATGGAAAGGCTTTACAATAAAGACTTTAAACAATCAGAGATAGAAGCACTGATACCCGTACCATTGTTTATAAAAAGACTCAAACAGAGAACTTATAATCAATCGCAACTGCTCACACAAGGACTTTCAAAAAGGATTGGTATTCTTTACCGCATAAACGTACTTGAGAAGATCAAGAATACACCGCCGCAGTCTGGGCTTAAAGGGCTTGAACGCATAGATAATGTGAAAGGCGCTTACAAAACAAAAGATACTGCAAATCTAAAGGGCAAAAATGTTTTATTGATAGATGACGTGATCACAACAGGCTCTACAATAAGGGCTTGTGTATCTGCCCTTAAAAGGTCGGGAATTAAACAGGTCTATGTAATGTCAATTGCTCTGGTTGTATAAGACAAATCAAAGCGATTTGTTGTAATTTTAAAAAACAATTGCAAGAATTATTACTCCAAAAATAAATATAGGAGGATGTATGAGAAACCATTATTTTACAGAAGAACACGAATTGTTTAGAAAAAGTGTAAGGGATATTGTCACAAAAGAACTGATCCCTCATGCAAATGAATGGGAAGAGTCGGAAGATTATCCTAAAGAAATATTCAAGAGATTCGGAGATTTAAACTTTCTCGGGATACGTTACCCTGAGAATTACGGGGGGATGGGTTTAGATATATTCTATGATATAGTATTTTATGAAGAGCTTTATAGATCAAGAATGGCCGGTTTGTGTCTTGATGTTATGGTTCAAACGGATATGTCAACACCTGTACTTTTTAAGTATGGAACAGAAGAACAAAAAACCAAATACCTTACGAAAGCCATAAAAGGTGAGGCAGTTTTTGCAATAGGCTATACAGAACCAAATGCCGGTTCCGATGTTGCAGGGATTAGAAGTACTGCTAAAAAGGTTGAAGGCGGATATGTGATAAATGGCTCAAAGATCTTTATAACAAACGGCACATGGGCTGATTACATAATACTTGCTGCAAAAACAGACTTGAACAAAGGGTATAAAGGTATAACCCTTTTCTTATTTGATACAAAAACAAAAGGCTTCACAGTCGGAAGAAAGTTAAAAAAACTCGGTCACAATACATCTCATACGGCGGAGTTGTTTTTTGATGACTGTTTTGTGCCTGAAAACATGGTTATTGGTGAGGTAAACAAGGGATTTTATTATATAATGAGTGGATTTCAGACAGAAAGGCTTATGGGTTCTATTGGCGTTCTTGCGCTTGCACAGGTAGCATTTGAAGATGCGAAGAACTACGCTAAGGAAAGGAACGCTTTTGGAAAGCCAATATCCCAGCATCAGGCTATAGCGCATAAGCTTGTCGATATGGCGACGCAGCTTGAAGCTGCAAGACAGCTTACCTATAATTCTGCATGGATGCTTGATCATGGTGAGGATGTTACAAAGGAGGTATCGATGACAAAACTTTTCGCATGTGAGGTTGCGAATAAAGTTACATACGACGCAATACAGGTTTTCGGCGGATACGGATACATGGAGGAATACCCTGTTGCAAGAGCTTATAGAGATGCAAGGATGTTTACAATAGGTGCGGGTACATCTGAAATAATGAAGGAGATCGTGGCAAAAAAGTTAGGACTTTATTAGGCATGGAATTTAACGAGCATGACATAGGTAGTATGTTTGACAGCATTGCATACAGGTATGACCTGCTGAATCATCTTTTATCAGGTTATACGGATGTTAGATGGAGGAAAAAAGCTGTAAGGGTAAGCCTTGATAAGGGCATAAGAAATATACTTGACGTATCAACAGGTACAGGCGATCTGGCAGTTGCTTATAAAAGGGCTGGTTACGGATATAACATCTTTGGAGTAGATATAAGCATGGAGATGCTTAAAAGGGCAAGTTTAAAAACAACCGACACAGGATTTATAAAAGCCTCTGCCTTATCACTGCCTTTTCGGGATAATACGTTTGATCTTTTAAGCTGTGCATTCGGCATAAGAAACATATATCCAAGAGAAACCGGGCTAAAGGAGTTTCACAGGGTTTTAAAACCAAATGGTGTTTTGATGATACTTGAGTTCTCTATGCCGGCAGGGTTTTTCGGTAAGGTTTATAAATTCTATTTTGAAAACATTTTACAAAAGATCGGAGCATTTTTTACAAAGACCGGTGCTTATTCTTATCTAACAAGTTCTGTAGAAGAATTCCCTGATTCCAAAGGTTTTAGTAAGAAAATAGATTCGGCAGGTTTTAAAGATACAAAAGTTATACCATTGACTTACGGTATAGCTACAATATACAAAGCGGTAAATATGCCCTGAGCATTTATTTTTTTCTTTTATTCGGCTATGGTAGGGAGCATGGATTATTTAAAGCTTGCTGATGGAGATACAATAGTAATAATAGGGGGTGGGCCAGCAGGAAGTTTTTTTGCAATGCACGTTATCGGCTTTGCAAGAAAATATGGTATTAATTTATCCGTTATCATACTCGAAAGAAGATATTTTTCAAACTATGGACCCGGCGGATGTAACATGTGCGCCGGTGTTCTTGGTGGTAATTTTGTCAATATCATATCAGAACTTGATCTCATATTTGATAAGAGCGTTATAAGAAAGAATGTCCAGGGTTTCAAACTTAATATTAATGATAAAGACGCTCTAATCATTAGACAGGCTTCAAGGGTATACACCATATTCAGGGGTATGGGACCCCGAAAAAATGACTCTGATGGATTTGTTAGTTTTGACGGATTCTTACTGAAGAAAGCAAGGGAATATGGTGCAACCGTTTTATACGGAAATGTAAAAGATATATTGATTCCAAAAAATCCATATAAGGATAAGTGCATTGTAAAATATATAACAGAAAAAAACGAAATACAGGAGTTCAATGCATCACTCGTCGTAGGTGCATTTGGAGTTAACTCAGAGCTGGGTAAAAACTTAAGTTTTGGCTATGAAGAGCCTAAATACTGGCATACATGTCAGACAGAACTTTTATCGCTGCATGAAAATGATATAACAAATTATATAAATATCTTTTCAAGAAAACATTCTAAATTTCTATTTACAGCAACAATTCCTAAAGAACGTTATGTTACAGTAACCGGTATAGGAAGGCACGTACGATTTTCAGAATTGATCCGGGAATTAAAAGAGCTGCATATTGATTCCAAGTATGGATTAAGACTATCTCCCGTTTGCCATTGTCACC
This DNA window, taken from Deltaproteobacteria bacterium, encodes the following:
- a CDS encoding NAD(P)/FAD-dependent oxidoreductase, giving the protein MDYLKLADGDTIVIIGGGPAGSFFAMHVIGFARKYGINLSVIILERRYFSNYGPGGCNMCAGVLGGNFVNIISELDLIFDKSVIRKNVQGFKLNINDKDALIIRQASRVYTIFRGMGPRKNDSDGFVSFDGFLLKKAREYGATVLYGNVKDILIPKNPYKDKCIVKYITEKNEIQEFNASLVVGAFGVNSELGKNLSFGYEEPKYWHTCQTELLSLHENDITNYINIFSRKHSKFLFTATIPKERYVTVTGIGRHVRFSELIRELKELHIDSKYGLRLSPVCHCHPRLPVTQAKNPFHTRVVMIGDACVSRYLKNGIESAFFTAKWAADTAISKGIDENAFKEHYYPRYNSNLIRDNRFGKVMFFVHHTIASNYHLSLAAISLIREESPLPVKKQWLSNIVWHMFVGDKPYKHIFLKSFKIIGIIKLWVKGILQRKVNYER
- a CDS encoding hemerythrin domain-containing protein translates to MKSTKMLMHEHEIIKRMLNILLKYAEDIEHNKKVSIDNMRKCVDFIKTFGDTCHHLKEEDVLFVEMETHGMPRYGGPVGVMLSEHETGRGYVRAMADAIDQYGKGNQSADREFAKNAKAYAGLLSQHIDKENNILYPMADEMLADIDDEIIERFEEREKKLGEGVHEKYVNIIEQLEKGLSGN
- a CDS encoding ubiquinone/menaquinone biosynthesis methyltransferase — translated: MEFNEHDIGSMFDSIAYRYDLLNHLLSGYTDVRWRKKAVRVSLDKGIRNILDVSTGTGDLAVAYKRAGYGYNIFGVDISMEMLKRASLKTTDTGFIKASALSLPFRDNTFDLLSCAFGIRNIYPRETGLKEFHRVLKPNGVLMILEFSMPAGFFGKVYKFYFENILQKIGAFFTKTGAYSYLTSSVEEFPDSKGFSKKIDSAGFKDTKVIPLTYGIATIYKAVNMP
- a CDS encoding TlyA family RNA methyltransferase; the protein is MKTRLDQIILDKGLAQSIDLARAYIMEGRVKINGVVADKQGYYVSKSDQITITEEGRYVSRGGYKLEGALHNFGIDVNGLIAMDIGASTGGFTDCLLQHGAQKVYAIDVGYGLTDYKLRKDARVILMERVNFRHFYTSVLALQIDIATIDVSFISLELILPNVSQCVKENGTVLALIKPQFELDKKDVDKGGVIKSPEKHKKAATKISDLSLKLGFRIIDIAPAIIKGTGGNQEFFIHLKK
- a CDS encoding ComF family protein, with the protein product MSEKLRSNVSFPCKRESRENKNWISTFAGRTKNGFKNIMDIVLPHGCIGCGKEIVSYGLCEDCKKDVHYIKAPMCTKCGKPFHARSGISHLCMDCIKNKNEFTLSRSVFVYSGLIAELIIRFKFKDNVNLTSMFVDEMERLYNKDFKQSEIEALIPVPLFIKRLKQRTYNQSQLLTQGLSKRIGILYRINVLEKIKNTPPQSGLKGLERIDNVKGAYKTKDTANLKGKNVLLIDDVITTGSTIRACVSALKRSGIKQVYVMSIALVV
- a CDS encoding acyl-CoA dehydrogenase family protein; protein product: MRNHYFTEEHELFRKSVRDIVTKELIPHANEWEESEDYPKEIFKRFGDLNFLGIRYPENYGGMGLDIFYDIVFYEELYRSRMAGLCLDVMVQTDMSTPVLFKYGTEEQKTKYLTKAIKGEAVFAIGYTEPNAGSDVAGIRSTAKKVEGGYVINGSKIFITNGTWADYIILAAKTDLNKGYKGITLFLFDTKTKGFTVGRKLKKLGHNTSHTAELFFDDCFVPENMVIGEVNKGFYYIMSGFQTERLMGSIGVLALAQVAFEDAKNYAKERNAFGKPISQHQAIAHKLVDMATQLEAARQLTYNSAWMLDHGEDVTKEVSMTKLFACEVANKVTYDAIQVFGGYGYMEEYPVARAYRDARMFTIGAGTSEIMKEIVAKKLGLY